From the genome of Muricauda sp. SCSIO 64092, one region includes:
- a CDS encoding GNAT family N-acetyltransferase has translation MKEKWPKNIRVEERKFQVTDYQRLRGQTNWDAIADWAVGIALENDLYGVAVFDGPNMVGMGRVIGDGAIYFYVQDIIVHPKYRGQGLGRLIMEHIENYLKRAAVNNSFVGLMAARDSKGFYEKFGFKERGIHSPGMFKIIEKTELNGFGKKSKNG, from the coding sequence ATGAAGGAAAAGTGGCCAAAAAACATACGTGTCGAAGAGCGTAAGTTCCAGGTGACCGACTATCAACGCTTAAGGGGGCAGACCAATTGGGACGCGATTGCGGATTGGGCCGTAGGAATCGCTTTGGAAAACGATCTGTATGGTGTAGCGGTCTTTGATGGTCCAAATATGGTAGGAATGGGCAGGGTCATTGGTGATGGCGCCATTTACTTCTATGTCCAGGACATTATTGTCCATCCAAAGTATCGCGGGCAAGGACTGGGTAGGCTTATCATGGAACACATTGAAAACTATTTAAAAAGGGCGGCGGTAAACAATTCGTTTGTGGGTTTAATGGCAGCAAGGGATTCCAAAGGATTTTATGAAAAGTTTGGATTCAAGGAACGCGGAATACATAGTCCAGGAATGTTTAAAATCATCGAGAAAACCGAATTAAATGGGTTCGGAAAGAAGTCTAAAAATGGTTGA
- a CDS encoding alpha/beta fold hydrolase, giving the protein MKKYIFLLLLTVVCISCSSTKRIRTENGIAEINYLDINGTKQYVLIRGEDRGNPILLFLHGGPGASATALLRKYNKELEKHFTVVYWDQRNAGKSYKKDFPKDQIKVELYNRDVDFLVSYLKRRFQKEKLFLVGHSWGARLGIYAIDRNPDDFMAYVGVGQELEAYRGELLSYRYTLEKAQEGNHEKALKALKESGAPQSGDFTTMYKNGFWGLVEQKHWLLKLGGERYGRTNYSDWIRNIWLSREYSFSDLIRYGKSSGFSAGNIIYDPDFNNYNIPESYKAFEVPVFFISGAHDYNTPWALVKEYHANIKAPIKEFIKFEKSGHSPCFEEPERFNKELIRILSKVDSKNPS; this is encoded by the coding sequence ATGAAGAAGTATATTTTCCTTTTGTTGCTAACGGTAGTTTGCATTTCGTGCTCCTCTACAAAGCGGATAAGGACGGAAAATGGCATAGCGGAAATCAATTACCTGGATATCAATGGCACAAAACAGTATGTCCTGATCCGTGGAGAGGATAGGGGCAACCCTATACTGCTCTTCCTTCATGGTGGGCCAGGGGCATCGGCAACGGCTTTGCTACGCAAGTATAACAAGGAATTGGAAAAGCATTTTACGGTGGTGTATTGGGATCAAAGGAACGCGGGAAAGTCCTATAAAAAAGATTTCCCCAAAGATCAAATAAAGGTCGAACTGTACAATCGGGATGTTGATTTTTTGGTATCCTACCTCAAAAGGCGATTTCAAAAAGAAAAGCTGTTCCTGGTGGGGCATTCGTGGGGAGCCCGCTTGGGGATTTATGCTATAGATCGAAATCCCGACGACTTTATGGCCTATGTGGGTGTTGGTCAGGAATTGGAAGCCTATAGGGGCGAACTGCTTTCCTATCGGTACACTTTGGAAAAGGCCCAGGAAGGGAACCATGAAAAGGCCCTGAAGGCACTCAAGGAAAGTGGGGCGCCGCAATCCGGGGATTTTACGACAATGTACAAAAATGGGTTTTGGGGATTGGTCGAGCAAAAACATTGGCTTTTAAAATTGGGGGGAGAACGTTATGGGAGGACAAACTATTCGGATTGGATTCGCAATATTTGGTTGTCCAGGGAGTATTCATTTTCAGATTTGATTAGATATGGGAAAAGTTCAGGGTTTTCGGCAGGGAATATTATCTACGATCCCGACTTCAACAACTATAATATCCCTGAGAGTTATAAAGCGTTTGAAGTTCCAGTGTTTTTTATTTCAGGAGCCCATGATTACAATACACCATGGGCATTGGTCAAAGAATATCATGCCAATATCAAGGCGCCCATCAAGGAGTTCATCAAGTTTGAAAAATCGGGTCACAGCCCCTGTTTTGAAGAACCGGAGCGATTTAATAAAGAATTGATTCGAATTTTGTCCAAAGTGGATTCGAAGAACCCGTCTTGA
- a CDS encoding DUF6175 family protein, protein MKKTQFTLCLLVICLVVPSVAQKVAHDDVILPSVMIIPRVNEGQDIRTLVDLSPDIRVGMAAVNDAFTNYGFDTKDFESAFKKLMREMEVNPCDQCGMVELLFNSAAADVLVEVDLQYVTSGGGNKVRLIVEANHYSTALSVASEICESNMFYTRDTGALAQSALKKTKFTDAAGNRFSCADEFMKELIRFQKKLCIKGAVADLQFKIGSDSEYTMDSRVEYADDERLKYVLEDWMEENAFKGGYKIANQTDYQMMVEEYRYPCDMRDSKIERQLDRFFDDLGMEVSFKRDRGALYVTIE, encoded by the coding sequence ATGAAGAAAACACAATTCACTTTATGCCTACTGGTCATTTGTTTGGTGGTTCCCAGCGTAGCCCAGAAAGTGGCACATGACGATGTTATCCTTCCCAGTGTAATGATCATTCCAAGGGTCAATGAGGGGCAGGACATTAGAACCTTAGTGGACCTATCCCCGGACATTCGTGTAGGAATGGCCGCGGTGAACGATGCCTTTACCAATTATGGTTTTGATACCAAGGATTTTGAATCGGCCTTCAAAAAATTGATGCGGGAAATGGAGGTCAATCCCTGCGACCAATGCGGTATGGTAGAACTGCTTTTCAACAGTGCCGCAGCGGATGTTTTGGTAGAGGTAGACCTGCAATATGTTACCTCCGGAGGCGGGAATAAAGTACGGTTGATCGTAGAAGCCAACCACTACTCCACTGCCCTTTCCGTGGCCAGCGAAATCTGTGAATCCAATATGTTTTATACCAGGGATACCGGGGCTTTGGCACAATCCGCCCTTAAAAAAACAAAGTTCACGGATGCGGCAGGAAACCGTTTTTCCTGTGCGGATGAGTTTATGAAGGAATTGATACGGTTTCAGAAAAAGCTTTGCATAAAAGGGGCGGTGGCCGACCTTCAGTTCAAAATAGGGAGTGATTCGGAATACACTATGGATTCCCGCGTGGAGTATGCCGATGATGAACGCCTAAAATATGTCCTGGAAGATTGGATGGAAGAAAATGCCTTTAAGGGCGGTTACAAAATTGCCAATCAAACGGACTATCAAATGATGGTGGAGGAATACCGTTATCCCTGTGATATGCGGGACAGCAAAATTGAACGCCAACTGGATCGGTTTTTTGACGATTTGGGAATGGAGGTAAGTTTTAAAAGGGACCGTGGGGCCCTATATGTAACCATTGAATAA
- a CDS encoding GNAT family N-acetyltransferase, with the protein MLKLRQATIKDLELLKYWDTKQHVIDCDPDDDWNWEMELHRNPEWREQLVAEYLGEPIGFLQIIDPYHEDTQYWGEVDQDKRAIDIWIGEENKLNQGYGTRMMELAIQRCFQNPKVNGILVDPLKANTKAHRFYRRLGFKFLEERDFNGTICHVYELNRKSVDRKG; encoded by the coding sequence ATGTTAAAACTAAGGCAGGCTACTATAAAAGATCTTGAATTGCTGAAATACTGGGACACCAAACAACATGTAATTGATTGTGACCCGGATGATGATTGGAATTGGGAAATGGAACTACATCGAAATCCGGAATGGCGGGAACAGTTAGTTGCGGAATACCTTGGGGAACCCATTGGATTTTTGCAAATAATTGACCCGTACCATGAGGATACCCAATACTGGGGGGAGGTTGATCAAGATAAAAGGGCCATTGATATATGGATAGGAGAGGAAAACAAGTTAAACCAGGGTTACGGGACACGTATGATGGAACTTGCAATTCAAAGGTGCTTCCAAAACCCTAAAGTAAATGGAATTTTGGTCGATCCGCTGAAGGCCAACACCAAAGCACACCGATTTTATAGGAGGTTAGGTTTTAAATTCTTGGAAGAAAGGGACTTTAACGGAACAATTTGCCATGTTTATGAATTGAACAGAAAGTCAGTGGACAGGAAGGGATGA
- a CDS encoding tetratricopeptide repeat-containing sensor histidine kinase, translated as MSKIQYRKAAFYESKETITESLTYLDSIKNKTYWAVSMNELAHNFLKLGDYDLAESFYKKAIDTDPKKDNKVIYSNNLALLYVSKNDLRKSISLLEDVLQELPKSLSKKEKARLEHNLALSEWKLSNKNPLPVFLYSLQIRKSENDAWGLLSSYSDLLDYYLPMNSHIAEKYSDSLIQVSKSLQNPNAEIQTLAKFLQHNPKKYAELAPRYVHLKDSIEISRQAFKNQFAYLKYSDEQEKARLQALETETAQNEAQLAREETQRILLLSLLAVLLMGGGSYYFILRQQHKKRTLQEIYNTEKKISKKIHDGLANDVYGVMTAVQHQDKTPNEAILDQLEDIYRRTRDISHDTRELATGKAFAIELKDMLQGFSGNGTKVLIKGMEGISWEKLNIHKCVALHRTLKELLVNMKKHSGAGLVALNFKEEKRRLQVDYSDNGIGVKRGQQQGVGLQNTENRIQSVGGQFIFGGVEGKGVKVTLSIPI; from the coding sequence ATGTCAAAAATTCAATATAGAAAGGCAGCTTTCTATGAATCCAAAGAAACAATCACTGAATCCCTGACATATCTGGACTCAATAAAAAACAAGACCTATTGGGCTGTTTCCATGAACGAATTGGCGCATAATTTCCTCAAACTTGGAGATTATGACTTGGCAGAATCATTTTATAAAAAAGCAATTGATACTGACCCTAAAAAAGATAATAAAGTAATCTACTCCAACAACTTAGCGCTATTATATGTATCAAAAAACGACTTAAGGAAGTCAATTTCACTGCTTGAAGATGTTCTACAGGAACTTCCCAAAAGTTTAAGTAAAAAAGAGAAAGCACGTTTGGAACACAATCTGGCACTAAGCGAGTGGAAACTTAGTAATAAAAATCCGCTTCCCGTTTTTTTGTATTCGCTTCAAATTAGAAAAAGCGAAAACGATGCATGGGGATTGCTATCAAGTTATTCCGACTTATTGGATTATTATCTTCCGATGAATTCCCATATAGCGGAAAAGTATTCGGATTCTTTGATTCAGGTTTCAAAATCATTACAAAATCCCAATGCAGAAATTCAGACTCTAGCTAAGTTCTTACAGCACAACCCAAAAAAATATGCTGAATTAGCCCCTCGATATGTTCATCTTAAAGATAGTATTGAGATAAGCAGACAAGCTTTCAAAAATCAATTCGCTTACTTAAAGTACAGTGACGAACAGGAAAAAGCCCGTTTGCAGGCTTTGGAAACGGAAACGGCACAAAATGAGGCCCAATTGGCCAGGGAGGAGACCCAAAGAATCCTACTACTGTCCCTGCTTGCCGTACTGCTCATGGGGGGCGGTTCGTATTACTTCATATTGCGCCAACAGCATAAGAAGAGGACCTTGCAGGAAATCTACAATACCGAGAAAAAAATCAGCAAGAAAATCCATGATGGCCTGGCCAATGACGTCTATGGGGTCATGACCGCGGTGCAACACCAGGACAAGACGCCCAATGAAGCCATCCTAGATCAGCTGGAGGATATCTACAGACGTACCCGGGATATTTCCCACGACACCCGGGAGCTTGCCACCGGCAAGGCCTTTGCCATAGAACTCAAGGATATGCTACAGGGTTTTAGTGGCAATGGCACCAAAGTGCTTATTAAAGGCATGGAGGGGATATCATGGGAAAAATTAAATATACATAAATGTGTGGCCCTGCACAGGACACTGAAGGAACTATTGGTCAACATGAAAAAACATAGTGGTGCCGGTTTGGTGGCCCTTAATTTTAAGGAGGAAAAAAGAAGGCTGCAAGTAGATTATTCGGACAATGGCATCGGGGTAAAAAGGGGACAACAACAGGGGGTCGGGCTTCAAAATACGGAAAACCGTATCCAAAGTGTAGGGGGTCAATTTATATTTGGCGGTGTAGAGGGAAAAGGGGTCAAAGTAACCTTAAGTATCCCCATCTAA
- a CDS encoding response regulator, with amino-acid sequence MFKKILVVEDFDSIGLGISAVVQNKIGADEIVTSQYCDEAYLKIKRAKQDGAPFNLLITDLSFEKDYREAKLKGGKELVEKLREQGISIPIVVYSIEDRRAVINELMEIQKIEAYVLKGRNGLKNLEQALLAIANGDTFLSPELKNSVEKKNLFELEDYDISLLSNLAKGYSQSEIAQDFKSQGMSPSSLSSIEKRINRLKEEFEAKNAIQLVATAKDLGLI; translated from the coding sequence ATGTTCAAAAAGATATTGGTCGTTGAAGACTTTGATAGTATTGGCCTGGGCATTTCTGCCGTGGTCCAGAACAAAATTGGGGCAGACGAAATTGTGACCTCCCAATATTGCGACGAGGCCTACCTAAAAATTAAAAGGGCCAAACAGGATGGGGCCCCATTCAATCTGCTCATCACGGACCTTTCTTTCGAAAAAGACTATAGGGAAGCCAAACTCAAAGGCGGTAAGGAACTTGTGGAAAAGTTGAGGGAACAGGGGATTTCCATTCCAATCGTTGTCTATTCCATTGAGGATCGTAGGGCAGTGATCAACGAACTCATGGAAATCCAAAAAATTGAGGCCTATGTGCTAAAAGGCAGGAACGGTCTTAAAAATCTGGAGCAAGCCCTATTGGCCATAGCCAATGGAGACACCTTTTTATCCCCGGAACTAAAAAATAGTGTGGAAAAAAAGAACCTGTTTGAACTGGAGGATTACGACATCTCCTTACTATCCAATTTGGCCAAGGGCTATTCCCAGAGCGAAATCGCACAGGATTTTAAATCACAGGGGATGTCCCCAAGCAGTTTAAGCTCCATAGAGAAACGTATCAATAGGTTAAAAGAAGAGTTCGAAGCCAAAAATGCCATTCAGTTGGTAGCAACCGCCAAGGATTTGGGGTTGATCTGA
- a CDS encoding serine hydrolase domain-containing protein has translation MGKMFQLLMLSFVCACTERDEVFEASFYECKSGIASNNLQHPLANAMDGLAEDFITKGVPGIMISVRNSEGHYTVSKGKSDLASNVDLKPCNSTRVGSTVKTFTAVTILKLREEGLLGLDDPISTYLPSAVFKEIANAEKSTIRQLLNHSSGIHNYIQDARFQTASLNNLIKEWQPGELLAYSRGQNAYFPIGTDVRYSNTNYILLGMIIEAVTGIPFYKVFEEKLFRPLDLGHTSFAATDPVPDGIIRGYVDLYSNLNLINATYYSGWDYYSADGGLISNTSDLSLFMEKLFQGEVLSKTSLSEMMDWIVPNDKDNEGFETFYGLGIFQIITDYGPAYLHSGDAIGYFASMVYFPNQDIAISWACNANYGKIDAIVQSKVAMERIFNYLVGPNPIPMK, from the coding sequence ATGGGAAAAATGTTTCAACTTTTAATGCTATCCTTTGTGTGTGCATGTACGGAAAGGGATGAAGTTTTTGAAGCCTCCTTTTATGAATGCAAATCGGGGATTGCGTCCAATAACCTGCAACACCCTCTGGCGAATGCCATGGATGGTTTGGCGGAAGATTTTATCACTAAGGGGGTTCCCGGCATTATGATCAGTGTGCGCAATAGTGAAGGCCACTATACGGTAAGTAAGGGAAAAAGTGATTTGGCCAGTAATGTGGATCTGAAACCCTGCAATAGTACCAGGGTTGGCAGTACCGTAAAAACATTTACAGCCGTTACGATCCTAAAACTACGGGAAGAAGGGCTTTTGGGGCTTGATGATCCCATTTCAACCTATCTTCCAAGTGCTGTTTTCAAGGAAATTGCCAATGCGGAAAAATCCACCATACGGCAATTATTGAACCATTCCAGCGGTATCCACAATTATATACAGGATGCCAGGTTCCAAACCGCTTCGTTGAATAATTTGATCAAAGAATGGCAACCTGGGGAGCTTTTGGCGTATTCCCGCGGGCAAAATGCGTATTTCCCGATCGGAACGGATGTTAGGTATTCCAATACCAATTACATTCTTTTGGGGATGATTATTGAAGCGGTTACAGGAATTCCCTTTTACAAGGTTTTTGAGGAAAAGCTTTTCCGTCCATTGGATCTTGGCCACACAAGTTTTGCTGCAACGGACCCCGTTCCCGATGGTATTATTAGGGGGTATGTTGACTTATACAGCAATCTAAACCTTATCAATGCTACCTATTATAGTGGTTGGGATTACTATTCTGCAGATGGTGGGCTTATTTCGAATACTTCGGATTTAAGCTTGTTCATGGAAAAACTGTTTCAAGGTGAAGTATTGTCCAAAACATCCCTATCCGAAATGATGGATTGGATAGTACCAAATGACAAGGACAACGAAGGGTTTGAGACGTTTTATGGTCTTGGGATATTTCAAATCATAACGGATTATGGGCCAGCATATCTCCATAGTGGTGATGCCATCGGTTATTTTGCCAGCATGGTGTATTTTCCCAATCAGGATATTGCCATATCATGGGCCTGCAATGCCAATTATGGCAAAATTGATGCTATCGTTCAATCCAAGGTGGCCATGGAACGAATATTCAATTATCTGGTAGGGCCCAATCCCATACCTATGAAGTAA
- a CDS encoding thrombospondin type 3 repeat-containing protein, whose product MKRVLMICLLLFGGWATAQSIGATEYFIDGPDPGVGNGTALTINGNSGSLIQEFSIPTTGLSEGFHSLYMRTQVAGGNWSLYDRSVFYIAAISDVNQNIAAAEYFFDQDPGVGNGTALALNTNTGQLTQTFAIPTAGLTEGFHSFYVRTRNTDGNWSLYDRTIIYIGTFADENEPITAAEYFFDGPDPGAGNGTALTLDTNTGQLTQSFALPTDGLAAGAHTVFIRVRTEGGVWSLYDTASFTVDPSAIDNTVTVIENLLTANFNATGAIYQWLDCGNTNTVIDGETNRSFTATQSGTYAVQISFNGQTVVSNCIAVTVDSDDDDNDGILDVNDNCPLTPNSDQADNDNDGIGDVCDDDDDNDGILDADDNCPMMANADQLDTDNDGEGDVCDTDDDGDGIDDTSDNCPLTANADQADEDNDGEGDICDDDSDNDGIPDMDDLCPNTPPDNVVDFDGCPIFSLPASNFTLKTTGESCIANNDGQLEITAQEALEYTATLRLGNTNQALPFTEELTFTDLEAGAYELCITIAGQMDYEQCFDVTIEEPESLSASAKVDAIAKNVTLDLKGSTTYFIALNGESYRTNESHITLPLNRVENTLRITGDKGCQGSYEDIIVISNSVMAYPNPVVQEKVSVYLGSRDEFQTVRASIYSLSGAKIMDKEMSVEGGLIEIGTNTLAKGVYILNVSNKATLFNHKIIKQ is encoded by the coding sequence ATGAAAAGGGTATTGATGATTTGCCTACTCCTCTTCGGTGGATGGGCAACAGCACAGAGTATCGGTGCTACCGAATATTTTATTGATGGGCCGGACCCCGGAGTGGGCAATGGTACAGCTTTGACCATAAACGGGAACTCAGGTAGCCTTATCCAAGAATTTTCCATCCCTACCACGGGACTTTCCGAAGGATTCCACAGCCTATATATGAGAACCCAGGTTGCCGGTGGCAATTGGAGTCTTTATGACCGATCGGTATTTTATATAGCAGCAATTTCAGATGTCAATCAGAACATTGCAGCAGCAGAGTATTTCTTTGATCAAGATCCCGGGGTGGGCAATGGTACGGCACTGGCTTTAAATACGAATACCGGACAATTGACCCAAACGTTTGCCATCCCCACTGCTGGACTTACGGAAGGATTCCACAGTTTTTACGTAAGAACCCGGAATACGGATGGCAATTGGAGTTTGTACGATCGTACCATCATCTATATTGGAACCTTTGCTGATGAAAATGAACCCATCACGGCAGCTGAGTACTTTTTTGATGGTCCTGACCCCGGAGCAGGTAACGGCACAGCTTTGACCTTGGATACCAATACCGGTCAATTGACCCAATCCTTCGCATTACCTACCGATGGTTTGGCGGCGGGTGCCCATACGGTATTCATCAGGGTCCGAACGGAAGGTGGTGTATGGAGCCTGTATGATACGGCCTCCTTTACGGTAGACCCATCCGCCATTGACAATACGGTGACCGTTATTGAAAATCTACTGACGGCCAATTTTAATGCAACGGGTGCTATATACCAATGGTTGGACTGTGGTAATACCAATACCGTAATCGATGGGGAAACCAACAGAAGCTTTACAGCTACCCAAAGTGGCACCTACGCTGTTCAAATTTCATTTAATGGACAAACCGTGGTCTCCAATTGTATTGCAGTAACGGTGGATTCCGATGATGATGACAACGATGGGATATTGGATGTGAATGATAATTGTCCATTAACGCCAAATAGCGATCAGGCCGACAATGATAACGATGGCATTGGGGATGTTTGTGACGATGATGATGACAACGACGGGATATTGGATGCCGATGACAATTGTCCGATGATGGCCAATGCAGACCAATTGGACACTGACAATGACGGGGAAGGCGATGTTTGTGATACGGATGATGATGGTGATGGAATTGATGATACCTCTGACAACTGTCCTCTAACAGCCAATGCAGATCAGGCCGATGAGGACAATGACGGCGAAGGGGATATTTGTGACGATGATTCCGACAATGACGGTATTCCGGACATGGACGACCTATGTCCCAATACCCCGCCAGATAACGTGGTAGACTTTGACGGATGCCCAATTTTTTCATTGCCTGCCTCCAACTTCACCCTAAAGACCACTGGTGAGAGCTGTATTGCAAATAATGACGGCCAATTGGAAATAACGGCCCAGGAAGCACTGGAGTATACGGCTACCTTACGATTGGGCAATACGAATCAGGCCCTCCCCTTTACCGAGGAACTGACATTTACGGATTTGGAAGCAGGCGCTTATGAACTCTGTATAACCATAGCAGGTCAAATGGATTACGAACAATGCTTTGATGTAACCATTGAGGAACCGGAATCCCTGTCCGCAAGCGCAAAAGTGGATGCCATAGCCAAGAATGTTACACTTGATCTAAAGGGAAGCACCACGTATTTCATAGCGTTGAATGGGGAATCTTACAGGACCAATGAAAGTCATATCACCCTTCCCCTAAACAGGGTTGAGAATACATTGCGCATCACCGGTGATAAAGGCTGCCAAGGTTCTTATGAGGATATCATCGTTATTTCGAATAGCGTAATGGCCTATCCAAATCCGGTTGTTCAGGAAAAGGTGTCTGTGTACTTGGGATCTCGGGATGAATTCCAAACGGTTAGGGCTTCCATTTATTCCCTATCAGGAGCAAAAATCATGGACAAGGAAATGAGCGTGGAAGGAGGACTTATAGAAATTGGGACCAATACTTTGGCGAAAGGGGTTTACATCCTCAATGTTTCCAATAAGGCAACGCTCTTTAACCACAAAATTATCAAGCAATGA
- a CDS encoding peroxiredoxin, with the protein MNTVRLGDMAPDFVAKTTKGTLNFHEWLADSWGMLVSHPADFTPVCTTELGTMANYKEEFDERNVKVAAISVDPLGSHLEWIKDIEETQRTRVNFPIIADEERKVAQLYGMIHPNDDATMTVRSVFMIAPDKKVKLILTYPASTGRNFEELLRVIDSLQLTQYESLATPANWKNGEDCVILPSVSNEEAEKMFPKGFVEVKPYLRLTPQV; encoded by the coding sequence ATGAACACAGTGAGATTAGGGGATATGGCCCCGGATTTTGTGGCGAAGACCACCAAAGGAACGTTGAATTTTCACGAATGGCTTGCAGACAGCTGGGGTATGCTGGTGTCCCATCCTGCGGATTTTACTCCGGTATGTACCACCGAACTGGGTACCATGGCCAATTACAAGGAGGAATTCGATGAAAGGAATGTAAAAGTAGCGGCAATCAGTGTAGATCCACTTGGTTCCCATTTGGAATGGATAAAGGACATTGAAGAAACACAACGCACCAGGGTAAATTTTCCCATCATAGCGGATGAAGAAAGAAAAGTGGCCCAGTTGTATGGAATGATACATCCTAACGATGATGCTACCATGACGGTACGATCGGTATTTATGATCGCCCCGGATAAAAAGGTGAAACTGATTTTAACATATCCTGCCTCCACAGGACGAAATTTTGAAGAATTGCTACGGGTCATTGATTCATTGCAATTGACCCAATACGAATCGCTGGCAACCCCGGCAAATTGGAAAAATGGGGAAGATTGTGTCATTCTTCCTTCAGTGAGTAATGAAGAAGCGGAAAAAATGTTCCCCAAAGGGTTTGTTGAGGTAAAACCCTATCTACGTTTAACTCCTCAAGTATAA
- a CDS encoding LytTR family transcriptional regulator DNA-binding domain-containing protein: MKPKKESTVLDEGKIRDKWLFLFVYPMLALLAVHFGNDNTLLKLLGMPSYYTDVLFTLLCVYGCGCYIKWISSWIYKRLNHDKNLTRALKYHLVLGLLVPALFVVCAEWIYLMVLGIRISASSIFYLELPLTILLCLLINMTYLFMYFRTKTPKTWEKEIQKRSFAAKEGHHTINIPMSEVAYFVKRNKFTFLITKKGGDYLYDQPFKTIWKTLPAHDFFQLNRQIISSRESIVQCTKTKTRRLKIKLSPSTDDAVYVAKVNATKFLKWLDNS; the protein is encoded by the coding sequence ATGAAACCCAAAAAGGAAAGTACGGTTTTGGATGAGGGGAAAATAAGGGATAAATGGTTGTTCCTCTTTGTGTATCCCATGCTCGCCTTGCTTGCGGTACACTTTGGTAATGACAATACCCTTTTAAAACTTCTGGGGATGCCAAGTTATTACACGGATGTCCTTTTTACGCTGTTATGTGTCTATGGATGTGGATGCTATATTAAATGGATTTCTTCTTGGATTTACAAAAGACTTAATCATGATAAGAACCTGACACGGGCACTGAAATATCATTTGGTCCTGGGCCTTTTGGTTCCAGCTTTGTTTGTTGTTTGCGCAGAATGGATTTACCTCATGGTCCTTGGTATACGGATTTCGGCGAGTTCCATTTTCTATTTAGAGCTGCCCTTGACCATTTTATTATGTCTTTTGATCAATATGACCTACCTGTTTATGTACTTCCGTACAAAAACGCCCAAGACCTGGGAAAAAGAAATTCAAAAGAGGTCTTTTGCTGCAAAAGAAGGACATCATACCATAAATATTCCAATGTCCGAAGTCGCCTACTTCGTTAAACGCAACAAGTTTACTTTTTTGATTACAAAAAAAGGCGGGGATTATCTTTACGACCAGCCCTTTAAAACCATCTGGAAAACCTTACCCGCTCATGACTTTTTTCAACTGAACCGACAGATAATCAGTTCCAGGGAGAGTATCGTACAATGCACCAAAACCAAAACAAGAAGATTAAAGATAAAACTATCCCCGTCCACGGATGATGCGGTTTATGTAGCTAAAGTGAATGCCACCAAATTCCTAAAATGGTTGGATAATTCTTAG
- a CDS encoding GNAT family N-acetyltransferase, with the protein MEDFQFNTARLRLLPFILEDSKAFQLLNNDAFIRKFLWDDERIDAIMADEIMEQNLRHFEEDQYGLWKIQLRGKGRTIGYVGLWHFFDEPQPQLIYALLEPHTKKGYATEASWLIVNYALEQLGFAYLTAATDEPHLASQRVAQRLGMSFVEKRIEDNRPTLFYKIEKCTA; encoded by the coding sequence ATGGAAGATTTTCAGTTTAATACAGCAAGACTTCGGTTACTTCCCTTTATATTGGAAGACAGCAAAGCGTTTCAACTATTGAACAACGATGCTTTCATACGGAAGTTTCTCTGGGATGATGAACGTATTGACGCCATCATGGCAGACGAAATTATGGAGCAGAACCTAAGACATTTTGAAGAAGATCAATATGGTCTTTGGAAAATTCAGTTAAGGGGCAAGGGGAGAACCATTGGTTATGTTGGATTATGGCACTTTTTTGATGAACCACAACCACAACTTATTTATGCCCTTTTGGAGCCCCATACCAAAAAGGGATACGCTACGGAAGCAAGTTGGTTGATCGTTAACTATGCACTTGAACAACTTGGCTTTGCCTATTTGACGGCTGCTACCGATGAGCCCCATTTAGCCTCACAAAGGGTAGCTCAACGGTTGGGAATGTCATTTGTGGAAAAAAGAATTGAAGATAACAGGCCAACGTTGTTTTATAAAATTGAAAAGTGCACTGCCTAA